One genomic window of Salvia miltiorrhiza cultivar Shanhuang (shh) chromosome 4, IMPLAD_Smil_shh, whole genome shotgun sequence includes the following:
- the LOC131022162 gene encoding uncharacterized protein LOC131022162, translating to MGNCLVLQEKVMKTDGEILEHLLVKNMHPNAQVLQNNLHFSIKTTTKKKAVRFSDKVLMEGGDEASRVVRIKLVISKKELQEMLSEGEISVDGMILKVQNQETTSKVESNDRDGVIAKGWFPALESIPEIN from the coding sequence ATGGGGAACTGCCTAGTTCTTCAAGAAAAGGTGATGAAAACAGATGGTGAAATTCTAGAACACCTGTTAGTAAAAAACATGCATCCAAATGCTCAAGTGCTTCAAAACAACTTACACTTTTCTATAAAGACGACGACAAAGAAGAAGGCAGTTCGATTCTCAGACAAAGTATTAATGGAAGGCGGAGATGAAGCAAGTCGAGTTGTGAGGATCAAGCTTGTGATCAGCAAGAAAGAGCTGCAGGAAATGCTAAGTGAAGGAGAAATTTCAGTTGATGGAATGATTCTTAAGGTGCAGAATCAAGAAACCACAAGCAAGGTTGAATCTAATGATAGAGATGGAGTGATTGCCAAAGGATGGTTTCCAGCCCTTGAAAGCATCCCTGAAATAAACTAG
- the LOC131022161 gene encoding iron-sulfur assembly protein IscA-like 2, mitochondrial, translating to MTMSSSSLIRRLVPYFSAQIRRNSRLLSSSSALRESELSSSESPSPSTDAVHLTYNCVRRMKELQAEESSKKLLRLSIEAGGCSGFQYNFSLDDKTNNDDRIFEQDGVKLVVDNISFDFVKGATVDYVDELIRAAFQVSTNPSAVGGCSCKSSFMAK from the exons ATGACGATGTCTTCCAGCTCGTTAATCCGCCGTCTTGTGCCCTACTTTTCTGCTCAAATTCGTCGGAATTCTAGGCTTCTCAGTTCTTCCTCAGCTCTCCGCGAATCTGAGCTTTCTTCATCAGAATCTCCATCCCCCTCGACCGATGCCGTTCATTTGACCTACAACTGTGTTAGG CGAATGAAAGAGTTGCAAGCTGAAGAGTCCAGTAAGAAGTTGCTGCGCTTGAGCATAGAAGCTGGTGGTTGCTCTGGGTTTCAGTATAACTTTTCACTTGATGATAAGACCAATAATGATGACAG GATCTTTGAGCAGGATGGAGTTAAATTGGTGGTTGATAATATTTCATTTGACTTTGTGAAAGGGGCAACTGTTGATTATGTTGACGAGCTTATCCGCGCTGCCTTTCAG GTGTCAACAAATCCGAGTGCGGTGGGTGGCTGTAGCTGTAAAAGTTCCTTCATGGCGAAGTAG